A single genomic interval of Pyrobaculum arsenaticum DSM 13514 harbors:
- the mobB gene encoding molybdopterin-guanine dinucleotide biosynthesis protein B, with product MTCVIQITGGKDVGKTALAERIIARLKERGYTVVAVKLSHHDPEPPTKDTHRLRKAGADKVVFYNGEVYVVYKRGLECAELDADFIIVEGLRGEKVGYKIHVGPDPPGDADAVVPTPDAPVEIKCVEADPCAVLSALRRHPPPRTRWGVAPPH from the coding sequence GTGACTTGCGTAATTCAAATCACTGGGGGGAAGGACGTAGGTAAGACAGCCCTCGCCGAGAGGATAATTGCAAGGCTGAAGGAGAGGGGCTACACAGTAGTGGCTGTGAAGCTCAGCCACCACGACCCGGAGCCGCCCACCAAGGACACCCACCGCCTGAGAAAGGCGGGAGCCGACAAGGTGGTTTTCTACAACGGCGAGGTCTACGTGGTGTATAAGCGGGGGCTGGAATGCGCCGAGCTAGACGCCGACTTTATAATAGTCGAGGGCCTCCGCGGCGAGAAGGTAGGCTATAAAATACACGTAGGTCCAGACCCGCCCGGCGACGCGGACGCAGTCGTCCCGACTCCCGACGCGCCTGTGGAGATTAAATGCGTCGAGGCCGACCCATGCGCGGTGCTGTCAGCGTTGCGTCGGCACCCCCCCCCCCGTACGCGCTGGGGAGTAGCTCCTCCTCACTAA
- a CDS encoding inositol-3-phosphate synthase: MLIRVGIVGVGNCASALVQGIEMYKRNPEIEPAVAFKDIGGYTPRDIVFASAFEIDARKVGLDLAEAIFQPPNNATVVYKPPKLGVVVRPGPALDGVPAGGLVPKVVEGTVEDVLKELNSTNTHVLVNYLPTGAQKAAEAYAEAALRAGVAFVNAMPASIATSGYWQRRFQERGVPLLGDDTQNQIGATVFHKTIIRLLALRGVKIRDTYQINVGGTPDFVNLMYRKGDKEKTKTAAVKMMAEGQEFDAYISPVAYIHFLGDRKIAHTLVEAEIFGGLTIRIEATLDVHDAWNSAAVVTDSVRLAKLAMDRNIGGPLISASAWGFKNPPVHMSPEDAYKAVLEFIEGKRDR, translated from the coding sequence ATGCTCATCAGGGTAGGCATAGTGGGCGTAGGCAACTGCGCCTCTGCCCTCGTGCAGGGGATTGAGATGTATAAGCGCAACCCGGAGATAGAGCCAGCCGTCGCCTTCAAGGACATAGGAGGCTACACCCCCCGCGACATAGTCTTCGCGTCTGCCTTCGAGATCGACGCGAGGAAAGTCGGGCTCGACCTCGCCGAGGCCATCTTCCAGCCTCCCAACAACGCCACTGTGGTGTACAAGCCCCCCAAGCTGGGGGTCGTGGTTAGGCCGGGGCCCGCGCTGGACGGCGTCCCCGCCGGCGGCCTCGTGCCGAAGGTGGTGGAGGGTACTGTGGAGGACGTGCTCAAAGAGCTCAACTCCACCAACACCCACGTCCTCGTCAACTACCTCCCCACGGGGGCGCAGAAGGCGGCTGAGGCCTACGCCGAGGCGGCTCTGAGAGCCGGCGTCGCCTTCGTCAACGCCATGCCCGCCTCGATAGCCACCAGCGGGTATTGGCAGAGGAGGTTCCAGGAGAGGGGCGTGCCGCTACTCGGCGACGACACCCAGAACCAGATCGGGGCCACCGTCTTCCACAAGACGATAATTAGACTACTGGCGCTGAGGGGGGTGAAGATAAGGGACACATACCAGATAAACGTGGGCGGCACCCCCGACTTCGTAAACCTAATGTACAGGAAGGGGGACAAGGAGAAGACCAAGACAGCCGCCGTCAAGATGATGGCGGAGGGCCAAGAATTCGACGCCTACATCTCCCCGGTGGCGTATATACACTTCCTCGGGGATAGGAAAATTGCCCACACGCTAGTCGAGGCGGAGATCTTCGGCGGCCTCACAATTAGGATTGAGGCAACGCTCGACGTCCACGACGCCTGGAACAGCGCCGCAGTCGTCACAGACTCTGTGAGGCTAGCCAAACTGGCCATGGACCGGAACATCGGCGGACCGCTGATAAGCGCATCGGCGTGGGGCTTCAAAAACCCGCCTGTCCACATGAGCCCCGAAGACGCGTACAAGGCAGTTCTCGAGTTCATAGAGGGAAAACGCGATAGATGA
- the cas4 gene encoding CRISPR-associated protein Cas4, whose protein sequence is MELLRPRPLCSVARCDDLELDVETALRELKKERDVFRLLPDVYAYRYDFKRLSPSVINDYEYCPRLLWVQHRLGLKLFTKDSAVAIVKGKLLHERYERAVAVYDNVIVEYKVEIDNLVGVVDVVIKRGGVYLPVEIKTGVASREAHKKQLQIYIHLLKAKYGYLVYRDKVEKVERDDSALQVLSEIKKVLTADKPPSVECRKCPFKPICRIS, encoded by the coding sequence ATGGAGCTTCTCCGACCTAGACCCCTCTGCTCGGTGGCGCGTTGTGACGACTTGGAGCTGGATGTGGAGACCGCGCTTAGAGAACTCAAAAAAGAGCGGGATGTGTTCAGGCTCCTACCCGACGTCTATGCTTATCGTTACGACTTCAAGCGGCTTTCCCCCTCTGTCATAAACGACTACGAGTACTGCCCGAGGCTTCTGTGGGTGCAACATAGGCTTGGGCTGAAGCTGTTTACAAAAGACTCAGCAGTTGCCATTGTGAAGGGGAAGTTGCTACACGAGAGGTATGAAAGAGCTGTGGCTGTGTATGACAACGTCATAGTGGAGTACAAGGTCGAAATAGACAATCTGGTGGGGGTTGTGGATGTTGTGATAAAGCGTGGGGGCGTGTACCTGCCTGTTGAGATAAAGACGGGGGTGGCCAGCAGGGAGGCTCACAAGAAGCAGTTACAGATATACATCCACCTCTTGAAGGCGAAGTACGGGTACCTGGTTTATAGAGACAAGGTCGAGAAGGTTGAACGAGACGACAGCGCGTTGCAAGTACTTAGCGAGATAAAGAAGGTTTTAACCGCCGACAAGCCGCCGAGCGTGGAGTGCCGGAAATGCCCATTTAAGCCTATTTGTAGAATTAGTTAG
- a CDS encoding PadR family transcriptional regulator → MKAFTRFKRCIGQGNLWLYVVSILNKKGPLHGYAIIQELRRLGFDISSVYGYVLLKRMVADGVLQEREEGGRKVYVPTEEALEKFRKALDEMQNLVRLLS, encoded by the coding sequence ATGAAAGCGTTTACGCGCTTCAAGCGTTGCATAGGCCAAGGCAACCTCTGGCTCTACGTAGTTAGCATACTTAACAAGAAAGGCCCGTTGCACGGCTACGCCATAATACAAGAGCTTAGGCGGCTGGGCTTCGATATAAGCTCAGTCTACGGCTACGTCTTGTTGAAGAGAATGGTCGCAGACGGCGTTCTGCAAGAGAGGGAGGAGGGGGGGCGGAAGGTGTACGTCCCCACAGAAGAGGCCTTGGAGAAGTTCAGAAAGGCACTAGACGAGATGCAAAATCTCGTTAGACTGCTGTCGTGA
- a CDS encoding GTP-binding protein: protein MFPPESEEGNVEYKLTLGYQDVDRLAGQLKRRALEGGGEAVYLIGVSDDGRPVGLPDDGLVRALGVLREAARRVGASLYVLRVSEGVRGKVAEVLVRLVGREEPPPTVTVVAMGNVDAGKSTLIGVLTTGRLDDGKGAARAFASRYKHEVLSGRTSAVSLRLLGFSGDAVVNHKLVDPLDEAEVYKRSDKLILLVDVGGHERYLRTALRGLFSSQPDYVMLVVAANSGVQKMTKEHLGIAVALGIPVFVVVTRIDIAPDEVFKRTVDDVVRILKMPGVSKIPFVVRDAGDVVPAAEAMPAGRVAPIFYVSSVTGHGLDLLLRFLSLLPKRRRWDYGGDFLMYVSDIYLVKGVGLVVGGLVERGSLRVGDKIWVGPYGDGGWAQAAVKSIHLNRTPVEAAKAGSFVTVALDKVDKIEKGMTLSARPLKAVKEITAEVLVLRHPTVIRPGFSGVLHYKAVRTGGYIKEIDKGELMVGDSGVVKLELSRPWFIDGGVFVFRNGPTRIFGRVLGTDGASPT, encoded by the coding sequence GTGTTTCCGCCGGAGTCTGAGGAGGGGAATGTGGAGTATAAGCTCACCCTCGGCTATCAGGACGTGGATAGGCTGGCGGGGCAGCTCAAGCGCCGGGCTCTGGAGGGGGGCGGCGAGGCTGTCTACCTAATCGGTGTCTCAGACGACGGGAGGCCGGTTGGGCTGCCCGACGACGGGCTGGTGCGGGCTTTGGGGGTGTTGCGGGAGGCGGCTAGGAGGGTTGGGGCCTCTCTCTACGTGCTGAGGGTGTCGGAGGGGGTGAGGGGGAAAGTGGCGGAGGTCTTGGTGAGGCTGGTGGGCCGGGAGGAGCCACCCCCCACGGTGACGGTGGTGGCGATGGGCAACGTCGACGCGGGGAAGTCCACTCTGATAGGGGTCTTGACCACGGGGAGGCTCGACGACGGGAAGGGAGCGGCCAGGGCCTTCGCCTCTAGGTACAAGCACGAGGTGCTCTCGGGGAGGACTTCGGCGGTGTCGCTGAGGCTCTTGGGCTTCAGCGGCGACGCGGTGGTGAACCACAAGCTTGTGGACCCCCTAGACGAGGCCGAGGTGTACAAGAGGTCCGACAAGCTGATCCTCTTGGTAGATGTGGGGGGCCACGAGCGGTATCTGAGGACTGCGCTGAGGGGGTTGTTCAGCTCCCAGCCTGACTACGTCATGTTGGTCGTGGCGGCGAATTCGGGGGTGCAGAAAATGACAAAGGAGCACCTAGGAATCGCGGTTGCCTTGGGGATACCGGTCTTCGTGGTCGTCACTAGGATAGACATTGCGCCCGACGAGGTTTTTAAGAGGACTGTAGACGACGTGGTGAGAATCTTGAAGATGCCGGGGGTTAGCAAAATCCCCTTTGTTGTGAGGGACGCAGGCGACGTGGTGCCAGCCGCCGAGGCTATGCCGGCGGGGCGGGTGGCGCCTATATTCTACGTCTCCAGCGTCACGGGGCACGGGCTGGACCTACTGCTGAGGTTTCTATCGCTCCTCCCCAAGAGGAGGCGGTGGGACTACGGAGGCGACTTCTTGATGTACGTCTCGGACATCTACCTAGTGAAGGGAGTCGGCCTCGTAGTGGGAGGGCTCGTGGAGAGGGGCTCCCTCCGCGTGGGGGACAAAATCTGGGTTGGCCCCTACGGCGACGGGGGGTGGGCCCAAGCGGCGGTCAAGTCCATACACCTAAACAGGACGCCGGTAGAGGCGGCGAAGGCTGGTAGCTTCGTCACGGTGGCACTTGACAAGGTGGACAAAATCGAGAAGGGGATGACGCTGTCGGCGAGGCCGCTTAAGGCTGTAAAGGAGATAACCGCCGAGGTGCTGGTGTTAAGGCACCCGACTGTGATAAGGCCGGGGTTTTCCGGGGTGCTTCACTACAAGGCGGTGAGGACAGGCGGGTATATAAAGGAGATCGACAAGGGGGAGCTCATGGTGGGGGACAGCGGTGTGGTGAAGCTGGAGCTCTCGCGGCCGTGGTTCATAGACGGCGGCGTGTTTGTATTTAGGAATGGCCCCACGAGGATATTTGGCCGGGTGCTTGGGACAGATGGAGCTTCTCCGACCTAG
- a CDS encoding heterodisulfide reductase-related iron-sulfur binding cluster — translation MDARYVEYLGVPHYTFLIVYTLAALSVLALLYGLSKTYRGVGLLAVTKQGVRRLDKSLRFVAEFLSHYRFLSRQVFGGTVHLLLIVGLGISLIGTIIVSVVHYTGVEYGGLFFLVMRFLLDVAAVFIIYGSLAGIYRVYAGRERYGKLANQYILVLLGFLAIAVTGMIMRRYRVDYYLGGPSPWSPLSYLVPPVTHEVYLAAYFVHIAVAFALIAVSPLVMLRHMYLAYANYLLVDRPLGELTTPFELEKVMESGEAEITVGVKKKGEWRGIHGIMFDACTRCSRCQDVCPAFAAKRPLSPMSLITKIAEAKNDADLFEVGITEDEVWACTTCGACMYQCPVYIRHVDYIVDLRRALVFESKVDQKKADLLMSVSQYHNTLMQANVGRHDWLRELGVKHISENPQAEYLLWVGCMGSFDGRAREIVKAFVKILEKAGMLDKVAVLGDEETCCGDPVRRLGEESRFQELVLNNKQIFEKYGVKKLVTICPHGYNTFKNEYPRFGVKLEVYHHVEVLQRLVEEGKITVRGSLESLTIHDPCYLSRHNKVVEPQRKIVVKLGALKEPPRHGERTFCCGAGGANYWYDVPEEKRISHIRFEELAGTGAETIVTQCPFCNAMLTEAKRAKDSAVNVKDIAEVVAEKLA, via the coding sequence ATGGATGCTAGGTATGTAGAGTACCTAGGAGTGCCTCATTACACTTTTTTAATTGTCTACACGCTGGCGGCGCTGTCGGTTCTCGCCCTCTTATACGGCCTTTCAAAGACGTATAGAGGAGTTGGTCTCTTGGCGGTGACTAAGCAGGGCGTGAGAAGACTTGACAAGTCTTTGAGATTTGTGGCCGAGTTTCTGTCTCATTACCGCTTCCTGTCCCGACAGGTATTTGGAGGAACTGTCCACCTTCTTCTTATAGTTGGGCTTGGCATATCTCTCATCGGCACTATTATAGTGTCTGTGGTGCATTACACGGGCGTGGAGTACGGAGGCTTATTCTTCTTAGTCATGAGGTTTTTGCTCGACGTCGCCGCCGTGTTTATAATCTACGGGTCGTTAGCCGGCATATACAGGGTATATGCCGGTAGGGAGAGGTACGGGAAGCTGGCGAACCAATACATCTTGGTGTTGTTAGGCTTTCTCGCAATAGCCGTAACTGGTATGATAATGAGGAGATACCGCGTAGACTACTACCTTGGGGGGCCCTCGCCGTGGTCTCCACTATCGTATTTAGTGCCTCCTGTGACGCATGAGGTGTACCTCGCCGCCTACTTTGTGCACATTGCCGTTGCATTCGCGTTAATAGCCGTGTCGCCTCTGGTAATGCTACGACACATGTATTTGGCCTACGCCAACTACCTCCTCGTTGACAGGCCGCTGGGCGAGTTGACCACGCCGTTTGAGCTTGAAAAGGTTATGGAGAGCGGCGAGGCGGAGATCACCGTGGGAGTTAAAAAGAAGGGGGAGTGGCGGGGAATACACGGCATAATGTTCGACGCCTGTACTAGGTGTAGTAGATGCCAAGACGTCTGCCCCGCGTTTGCCGCCAAGAGGCCGCTCAGCCCTATGTCCCTAATAACAAAAATTGCAGAGGCTAAAAACGACGCCGATTTATTCGAGGTGGGGATAACGGAAGACGAGGTGTGGGCGTGTACCACCTGCGGCGCTTGTATGTACCAGTGCCCCGTATATATCAGACACGTCGACTATATAGTAGATCTAAGGAGGGCTCTGGTGTTTGAGTCTAAGGTTGACCAGAAAAAGGCAGATCTGCTCATGTCTGTAAGCCAGTACCACAACACGCTGATGCAGGCAAATGTGGGGAGGCACGACTGGCTTCGCGAACTTGGGGTTAAGCACATATCGGAGAATCCCCAGGCCGAGTACCTCCTCTGGGTTGGGTGTATGGGTAGCTTCGACGGGCGGGCGAGGGAGATAGTCAAGGCTTTTGTAAAGATTCTCGAGAAGGCAGGCATGTTGGACAAGGTGGCTGTGCTCGGAGACGAGGAGACGTGTTGTGGAGACCCCGTGAGGAGGCTGGGGGAGGAGAGCAGATTCCAAGAGCTTGTTCTAAACAACAAGCAGATATTTGAAAAGTACGGGGTGAAGAAGCTAGTTACGATATGCCCCCACGGGTACAATACTTTCAAAAACGAGTATCCCAGATTCGGCGTAAAGCTGGAGGTGTACCACCACGTAGAGGTGTTGCAACGCCTCGTAGAAGAGGGCAAGATAACAGTGAGGGGGTCCTTGGAGAGTCTGACAATACACGACCCCTGCTACTTATCTCGCCACAACAAGGTGGTAGAGCCGCAGAGAAAGATAGTAGTAAAGCTGGGGGCCTTGAAAGAGCCTCCTAGACACGGGGAGAGGACCTTCTGTTGCGGCGCGGGTGGGGCGAACTATTGGTACGACGTCCCCGAGGAGAAGAGGATAAGCCACATCAGGTTCGAGGAGCTGGCCGGCACCGGGGCTGAGACAATAGTTACGCAATGTCCCTTCTGCAACGCCATGTTAACCGAGGCTAAGAGAGCCAAAGACAGTGCAGTAAACGTGAAGGACATAGCGGAGGTGGTAGCTGAGAAGCTGGCGTAA
- a CDS encoding winged helix-turn-helix domain-containing protein, which translates to MDKVDIDVVIRILSLLMERPMRKTELWRLSRLNYHSFQKYLQLLVAKGLVAERDGFYYLTERGAKETLSILEWLRRIFYFK; encoded by the coding sequence ATGGACAAGGTCGATATTGACGTAGTGATTAGGATCCTCTCCCTCCTCATGGAGAGACCTATGAGGAAGACGGAGCTCTGGAGACTGAGCAGGCTGAACTACCACAGCTTCCAGAAATACCTCCAGCTACTTGTCGCGAAGGGCCTAGTCGCCGAGAGGGACGGCTTCTACTACCTAACAGAGCGTGGGGCGAAGGAGACTTTGTCTATTCTGGAATGGTTGCGTAGGATTTTCTACTTTAAGTAG